The proteins below come from a single Candidatus Didemnitutus sp. genomic window:
- a CDS encoding S9 family peptidase, translated as MAHVLLASEGRPFRVSDIFEIEQFGRVYGGPFAFSPDGEAIAITLVRPKKDWTNHRLGFFWGNADADVWLHRRGDSEPHNTTNGLETHSGWLAPMWSPMGGALALVKIDSLGRTSFSFRNGITGAPKVVDGLGMPDTNLYERPFAWIDESRIVCAEVGEGVRLDGAIEQETQMRAPPLWAASASGKSVTVSVLDSGAPVDFSKRPQGRLAIVDLASNTVRTVATGLTTAWELSPDCRLIAYCRQAGAVRSSDSPLSLRTGEISTLEIYDLAEGRLAIDGAMPEDVVVTSLRWSPDGRYLALLGYLVSGDERPALFRIDLMTRRSTQVRLGDIDASSIPYGSVELEWCGSSQLILRGASAPGRSRVAPDDRRDWWLLDESGPVANISKDLPNVPTQLWRARGSDRFFGVAAGRLYEICPGNFTGTTVEIPDTRFVHSIAWPKRGRRGDYLSTRAGTQVSELILETEDGDALLKFDIDSGRARKLVKPTRESMLRAYRPDDGQMLFTEVSRRGTFLWRVWPEETPKLVLQRNGFLAKIEEPKTRIISYKSLKGEELNAAVILPYGYVSGRRYPTIVEVYGGKIIGEKYMPTSINSTNTLNDYIIPARGFVKMIVSVPLSPEGLPDDPWMRLPEGVLPAVDAVIADGIADPNRLILIGHSYGGYGVYGLIEQTDRFKAAIALAGVSDLVSIYGTLDARYRYADDAALATHSMQALIETGAGRMGNPPWKDSERYRRNNPINFVDRVNTPLLIQQGDVDYVALQQGEQFFMALQRQGKRSRFLRYWGEGHLISSPANVTDFYNEVVAWCDEHGDIARGEDGMPLFVGECVASRHGKSGEAKK; from the coding sequence GTGGCGCACGTGCTTTTAGCTTCTGAAGGGCGTCCATTCCGAGTATCCGATATATTCGAGATCGAGCAATTTGGGCGCGTCTACGGTGGCCCATTTGCGTTCTCTCCGGATGGCGAAGCTATCGCGATTACTCTCGTCCGACCGAAGAAGGACTGGACGAATCATCGCCTCGGATTCTTCTGGGGCAATGCCGACGCTGATGTGTGGTTGCATCGCCGCGGCGATTCCGAGCCGCACAACACCACCAATGGGCTTGAAACACATTCTGGTTGGCTTGCCCCTATGTGGTCTCCTATGGGCGGAGCACTCGCGTTAGTAAAGATCGATTCACTCGGTCGCACGTCATTCTCCTTCCGGAATGGAATCACAGGCGCTCCGAAAGTGGTGGACGGTTTGGGCATGCCAGACACTAACCTCTACGAACGCCCGTTTGCGTGGATCGATGAAAGCAGAATAGTCTGTGCCGAGGTTGGCGAAGGTGTGCGCCTGGACGGAGCCATCGAGCAGGAAACTCAGATGAGGGCGCCGCCGCTCTGGGCGGCTTCCGCATCTGGGAAATCGGTTACGGTTAGTGTACTAGATTCAGGGGCCCCCGTCGACTTCTCGAAGCGCCCCCAAGGGCGACTCGCAATTGTTGATTTGGCTTCGAATACGGTCCGAACAGTTGCGACCGGGCTGACGACCGCGTGGGAGTTGTCTCCCGATTGCCGGCTGATTGCCTATTGTCGCCAAGCCGGGGCAGTTCGGAGTAGCGACTCTCCGCTTTCACTTCGCACTGGTGAGATCTCAACCTTGGAGATTTACGACCTAGCTGAAGGTCGGTTGGCAATCGATGGAGCCATGCCTGAAGACGTCGTCGTAACATCTCTTCGGTGGTCACCTGATGGACGCTATCTCGCTTTGCTCGGCTATTTGGTCTCAGGAGATGAGCGACCGGCATTGTTTCGCATCGATCTGATGACACGCCGCTCCACTCAGGTGCGCCTCGGTGATATCGATGCGAGCAGCATTCCGTACGGATCAGTAGAACTGGAGTGGTGTGGTAGTTCTCAGCTCATCTTGCGCGGCGCGTCGGCGCCGGGGCGCTCTCGGGTTGCCCCCGACGATCGGCGCGATTGGTGGCTCCTTGACGAGAGCGGTCCCGTGGCAAATATCTCCAAGGATCTCCCCAACGTGCCAACCCAGCTATGGAGGGCGAGGGGCAGTGATCGCTTCTTTGGGGTGGCCGCTGGTAGGCTTTATGAAATATGTCCGGGGAACTTTACGGGCACTACAGTCGAAATTCCTGATACACGTTTCGTCCATTCAATAGCGTGGCCAAAGCGTGGCCGTCGCGGAGACTATTTATCGACGCGCGCAGGCACTCAAGTATCCGAACTTATCCTTGAAACGGAGGATGGTGATGCGCTGCTGAAGTTTGATATTGATTCGGGAAGGGCCCGTAAGTTGGTGAAACCGACGCGTGAATCTATGTTGCGCGCTTATCGACCGGACGATGGGCAGATGCTCTTCACCGAAGTCTCACGCCGCGGGACGTTCCTTTGGCGTGTTTGGCCCGAAGAGACACCAAAGCTAGTTCTTCAACGAAACGGCTTTCTTGCGAAGATAGAAGAACCGAAGACGCGCATCATAAGCTATAAAAGCCTAAAAGGGGAAGAGCTGAATGCGGCGGTAATACTTCCATATGGATACGTGTCAGGGCGGAGGTATCCAACAATTGTCGAAGTTTATGGAGGAAAAATAATCGGGGAGAAATACATGCCAACATCAATCAACAGCACAAATACGCTAAACGATTACATAATACCTGCACGTGGATTTGTGAAAATGATTGTATCAGTTCCTTTAAGTCCAGAAGGGTTGCCGGATGATCCGTGGATGCGCCTACCCGAGGGTGTCTTGCCGGCAGTTGATGCGGTCATCGCGGATGGGATTGCCGATCCCAATAGGCTTATATTGATCGGCCATAGTTACGGTGGTTACGGTGTTTACGGCCTCATAGAACAGACGGACCGTTTTAAGGCTGCTATTGCGCTTGCTGGCGTTTCTGATCTTGTTAGCATTTATGGAACATTGGATGCTCGCTATCGCTATGCGGACGACGCCGCTCTAGCCACTCATTCGATGCAGGCGCTCATCGAAACCGGAGCTGGCCGAATGGGTAATCCGCCGTGGAAGGATTCCGAGCGGTACCGGCGCAATAATCCGATCAACTTCGTTGATCGAGTTAACACACCATTACTGATTCAGCAGGGCGATGTTGATTATGTGGCCCTGCAACAGGGGGAGCAATTCTTTATGGCACTTCAACGTCAAGGAAAGCGCTCTCGCTTTCTTCGTTATTGGGGTGAGGGCCACCTCATATCGAGCCCTGCTAACGTCACTGATTTCTATAATGAAGTCGTGGCTTGGTGCGACGAACATGGCGACATTGCTCGTGGAGAGGACGGTATGCCGCTTTTTGTTGGTGAGTGTGTCGCCTCGCGGCACGGGAAGTCAGGTGAAGCAAAAAAGTG
- a CDS encoding TonB-dependent receptor: MLADTGLVVVQDRNTGAFSVRKETAAESKNAVRVVEKIVRPEKILKRDESGLLKLDTFTVTGTQIRGGQPTSPLVTIRDTEMRMSGHNDLGEVIRALPQNFSGGQNPGVQSGAPSSVTGSQANQNFSGGSSLNLRGLGPDATLVLLNGARLPYDGFTQATDITVIPTSAINRIEIVLDGASAIYGSDAIGGVANVILKRDYNGAEISARIGSATDGGFNNQQFNATTGTTWKSGGLIIAGEIYNVGQVKSNQRKYLPTTLGDTTLYPSSKQRGILFSGHQRIGADIEFTLDGFYTSRKHSQTVDDRTNHMINFVRSESEIFGISPSLRLSLPMDWSLCLQGSWGSNKIDWDLDVLADDATKLLDQPTRYENRASSASVQSEGPVFHLPGGDARLSVGGGWREGTFQSFDLTTSTANVSGEDRSYYNYAEINLPVVGEKQKIALVRKLIFNGAIRHEEYRSFGGTTTPKIGALWSILAGIDIKASWGRSFKVPTLNEQFQVPTISLARPIARGNPPGSAGTAVLELRGGNRDLHPARAEVLTVGFVARPENIPGLDIEVNSFTIDYTDRVRFPIAPITQALTNPAFSSFVKLNPSNSEIASAFSAVGRAAALPGYATSASFSSPPVDALLTAYNSGLVYALVDNRQANVAKQYMNGIDASLRYRMNAFNGKLVLSATGSWIIESTRKLTAMAAEQEAAGTAFFPANFKGRIGATWSQGGLTLSTNANLISGVTDTTVAPTKRTDSMLTIDAICNFATHSELFGDLEVNVAATNLLNRHPPLFGAHPLGLSDWANYDSTNYSALGRLVSVAVIKKF; the protein is encoded by the coding sequence ATGCTTGCCGACACCGGACTCGTCGTGGTCCAAGACCGCAACACCGGCGCGTTCTCCGTTCGCAAGGAAACAGCAGCTGAATCAAAAAACGCCGTAAGGGTGGTCGAGAAGATCGTCCGCCCCGAAAAAATCCTCAAGAGAGATGAAAGTGGATTGTTGAAGCTCGATACCTTCACAGTCACTGGCACTCAGATCCGTGGCGGGCAGCCGACTTCTCCATTAGTGACAATTCGCGATACCGAGATGCGCATGTCCGGGCACAATGATCTGGGTGAAGTGATTCGCGCTTTGCCGCAAAATTTCTCGGGAGGACAAAATCCAGGTGTGCAAAGCGGGGCGCCTTCGTCAGTAACTGGTTCGCAGGCAAACCAAAATTTCTCGGGCGGCTCGTCGTTAAATCTACGTGGTCTCGGGCCTGATGCGACACTAGTGCTCTTAAATGGCGCGCGGCTCCCCTATGATGGGTTTACGCAAGCAACAGATATCACTGTGATTCCAACCTCGGCTATTAATAGGATCGAAATCGTATTGGACGGAGCTTCTGCAATATACGGATCTGATGCGATTGGCGGCGTCGCAAATGTCATTCTTAAGCGCGACTACAATGGAGCTGAAATATCAGCACGAATCGGGTCTGCGACCGATGGTGGCTTTAATAACCAACAGTTCAACGCGACGACAGGCACAACTTGGAAATCAGGCGGACTCATTATAGCCGGCGAAATTTACAATGTCGGACAAGTTAAATCGAATCAACGGAAATATCTTCCGACGACCTTGGGCGACACCACCCTCTATCCTTCCTCAAAACAGCGCGGAATTCTATTCAGTGGCCATCAAAGGATCGGTGCGGATATTGAATTCACTTTAGATGGGTTCTATACTTCGCGGAAGCACAGCCAAACTGTGGACGATCGCACTAATCATATGATCAATTTCGTCCGATCGGAAAGCGAGATTTTCGGAATTTCACCGTCTCTGCGTCTAAGTCTGCCGATGGATTGGAGTCTATGCCTCCAAGGATCTTGGGGTAGTAATAAGATCGACTGGGACCTGGATGTTCTTGCCGATGACGCTACCAAGTTATTGGATCAACCTACGCGTTACGAAAATAGGGCGTCTTCGGCGAGTGTTCAATCTGAAGGACCAGTATTTCATCTTCCCGGTGGCGACGCGCGGCTTTCGGTTGGTGGTGGATGGAGAGAAGGAACGTTCCAAAGTTTTGATTTAACCACCAGCACGGCGAACGTAAGTGGCGAAGATAGAAGTTACTATAATTACGCGGAGATCAATCTTCCTGTAGTTGGTGAAAAACAGAAAATTGCCCTCGTTCGAAAATTAATATTCAATGGAGCTATTCGTCACGAAGAATACCGAAGCTTCGGTGGCACAACAACGCCGAAAATTGGCGCTCTTTGGAGCATCTTGGCTGGCATCGATATAAAAGCGAGCTGGGGACGAAGCTTCAAGGTCCCGACGCTAAACGAGCAATTTCAAGTTCCCACTATTTCTCTGGCTAGGCCAATCGCTCGTGGAAATCCTCCTGGGTCCGCCGGTACTGCGGTCCTAGAACTGCGAGGCGGCAATCGAGATCTTCATCCTGCCCGTGCTGAAGTGCTCACAGTTGGCTTTGTAGCGCGCCCAGAAAATATTCCCGGTCTAGATATCGAGGTTAATTCGTTTACTATCGATTACACCGATCGAGTGAGGTTTCCGATCGCGCCAATAACTCAGGCCCTGACAAACCCCGCATTTTCGTCTTTTGTGAAATTGAACCCGAGCAACTCCGAAATTGCATCGGCGTTCAGCGCGGTTGGGCGCGCGGCAGCGCTTCCCGGTTATGCCACAAGCGCAAGCTTCTCCTCCCCTCCCGTGGACGCTCTGCTGACGGCCTATAACAGCGGACTAGTTTACGCATTAGTAGACAATCGTCAAGCGAACGTCGCAAAACAATATATGAATGGAATCGACGCTAGCCTACGTTACCGAATGAATGCGTTTAATGGAAAGCTCGTTCTGAGCGCTACCGGCAGTTGGATTATAGAGTCCACGCGAAAGCTTACTGCGATGGCGGCCGAGCAAGAGGCGGCAGGCACGGCGTTTTTCCCAGCGAATTTTAAGGGTAGAATTGGTGCGACTTGGTCGCAAGGAGGTCTTACCTTATCGACGAATGCCAATCTGATTTCCGGCGTGACCGACACGACAGTTGCGCCAACCAAACGTACGGATTCAATGCTAACCATTGATGCGATTTGCAATTTCGCGACGCATTCTGAATTATTTGGGGATCTTGAGGTCAACGTTGCGGCGACAAATTTATTGAACAGGCATCCACCGTTGTTCGGAGCGCATCCCCTTGGATTGTCAGACTGGGCGAATTATGACTCGACCAATTACTCCGCGCTCGGACGACTCGTAAGCGTCGCTGTAATAAAGAAGTTTTAA
- a CDS encoding FecR domain-containing protein, with product MKRSSQIDSAAAGWILKRDAGLTASEQAEFANWQLEPAHAEALARKEKAWSTLDRPLSAGQADEVLSRLAARAQQRRRRRLGTSLVLALCLCFVGFWWQQQSSHIPEPRSVVLLPETRTLEDGTIVYLKAGAHIDVSYSADLRRVALTSGEVHFQVAKNPARPFIVTAGGVDFRAVGTAFAVQLGGSQVDLVVTEGRVAVERKLPETVATVAAPEPVVVAAGNQLSIELAKPEPFAPSAISDQELSTRLAWKAPRIEFSEMPLSEAVQQMNRYAKRKLIVVDPELAQMPVSGIFRADNTETLVDVLEDAGSVRVEREPDRIVLRRAR from the coding sequence ATGAAGCGCTCCTCCCAGATCGATTCCGCCGCCGCTGGCTGGATCCTCAAGCGCGACGCGGGTCTAACCGCTTCCGAACAGGCCGAGTTCGCCAATTGGCAACTGGAGCCGGCCCACGCCGAGGCGCTTGCTCGGAAAGAGAAAGCGTGGTCGACCCTCGATCGTCCCCTCAGCGCGGGTCAAGCCGACGAAGTGCTTTCGCGTCTGGCAGCGCGTGCTCAGCAGCGCCGTCGCCGACGTCTCGGCACGTCGCTAGTATTGGCTCTCTGTCTTTGCTTCGTCGGCTTCTGGTGGCAGCAGCAGTCCTCTCACATCCCTGAGCCTCGCTCGGTCGTGCTGCTGCCGGAAACCCGCACCCTTGAGGATGGCACCATCGTCTACCTCAAGGCCGGTGCTCACATCGACGTAAGCTATTCGGCTGATCTCCGGCGCGTCGCACTCACTTCTGGCGAAGTCCACTTCCAAGTCGCCAAGAATCCGGCTCGGCCCTTCATCGTCACCGCCGGTGGCGTTGATTTCCGTGCGGTCGGAACTGCATTTGCGGTACAGCTCGGTGGTTCGCAAGTCGATCTGGTTGTCACCGAGGGTAGGGTGGCGGTGGAGCGGAAGCTGCCCGAGACGGTTGCCACCGTAGCTGCACCCGAACCGGTTGTCGTTGCCGCCGGTAACCAATTGTCAATCGAGCTGGCCAAGCCCGAGCCCTTTGCTCCCAGTGCCATTTCAGATCAGGAGCTTTCCACGCGTCTCGCTTGGAAAGCGCCCAGAATAGAATTTTCCGAGATGCCGCTTTCGGAAGCCGTGCAACAGATGAACCGCTATGCAAAGCGGAAGCTCATCGTGGTGGATCCGGAGCTCGCGCAGATGCCCGTCTCCGGCATTTTTCGTGCCGACAACACCGAAACCCTTGTTGACGTCCTTGAGGATGCCGGCAGCGTTCGGGTGGAGCGCGAACCGGACCGCATCGTACTACGCCGGGCGCGCTGA
- a CDS encoding RNA polymerase sigma factor: MSSPTQPPSTNLAASAPPASQAQWFRDEVHAHDASLKAYLRGQFPSVRDVDDVVQESYLRVWRRQVSNPIQSAKSFLYKVARHLAIDTLRHHRASPVDAVADISTLEVLDAKPSAADAACTSEEIDLLVEAIETLPPRCREIVILRKLRGLSQKDIAARMGIEERTVETQGAKGLDRCENFLRARGVTGLK, from the coding sequence ATGAGCTCGCCGACTCAGCCCCCTTCGACGAATCTCGCTGCGTCCGCCCCTCCTGCGTCGCAGGCCCAGTGGTTTCGTGACGAAGTCCACGCGCACGACGCGTCGCTCAAAGCCTACCTCCGCGGCCAATTCCCTTCCGTTCGCGACGTCGACGACGTCGTGCAGGAATCCTACCTCCGCGTCTGGCGTCGTCAGGTTTCCAATCCGATCCAGTCTGCCAAGAGCTTCCTCTACAAAGTAGCCCGTCACCTCGCGATCGACACCCTTCGCCACCACCGAGCGTCTCCGGTGGACGCGGTTGCGGATATTTCCACGCTCGAAGTCTTGGACGCGAAGCCTTCCGCCGCCGACGCTGCCTGCACCTCCGAGGAAATCGATCTCCTCGTGGAAGCGATCGAGACGTTGCCGCCCCGCTGCCGCGAGATCGTGATCCTCCGCAAGCTCCGCGGTCTATCTCAAAAGGACATCGCCGCCCGCATGGGGATCGAAGAGCGCACCGTCGAAACCCAGGGCGCCAAAGGTCTCGACCGCTGCGAGAACTTCCTCCGCGCCCGCGGCGTCACCGGCCTCAAATGA
- a CDS encoding helix-turn-helix transcriptional regulator has protein sequence MQYAEQDSREVIFCSDCARRHKSARAISFILSQPMRGHASATKQMQNPLLPQEVDGVPELTSGRRFVFILQPACSVPEQRLAHPVALITLAPATALFSWQGDQKPRRHPVRAEKIWLMPAGHPHAITWHQPVPVLRLVLPPGALSATHLFRLVDLTRIDWDAAEAINSLRPHFKQPELAPADFVEKQCKIIAGQLMAALQRPRARLGTSGLVAERFRRITDQIEDKLDEDFTREQLAAIAGISEHHFSRMFTQRTGLSLREYIALRRCFRARPLIPTGMPLVQVAQSVGFKDQSAMCKKFLLFFGRAPSTFA, from the coding sequence TTGCAATATGCCGAGCAGGACTCTCGGGAAGTGATTTTTTGCAGCGATTGCGCACGCCGGCACAAGTCAGCGCGCGCAATATCATTTATTCTTTCCCAGCCGATGCGGGGCCACGCGTCGGCGACCAAGCAAATGCAGAACCCGCTCCTCCCCCAGGAAGTCGATGGCGTCCCCGAGCTAACTTCGGGCCGGCGTTTCGTCTTCATCCTTCAACCCGCGTGCTCGGTTCCCGAGCAGCGCCTGGCCCATCCCGTGGCGCTCATCACGCTGGCCCCCGCCACCGCTCTCTTCTCCTGGCAAGGAGACCAGAAGCCGCGTCGTCATCCCGTCCGCGCCGAGAAGATATGGCTGATGCCTGCCGGCCATCCGCACGCCATAACCTGGCATCAGCCGGTACCGGTGCTGCGCCTTGTACTTCCTCCCGGCGCTCTCTCCGCAACTCATCTCTTCCGCTTGGTGGATCTCACGCGCATCGACTGGGACGCAGCGGAAGCGATCAATTCACTCCGCCCGCATTTCAAGCAGCCGGAACTCGCGCCCGCAGACTTCGTCGAGAAACAGTGCAAGATCATCGCCGGCCAGCTCATGGCGGCCCTCCAGCGTCCTCGTGCTCGCTTGGGCACGTCCGGTCTCGTCGCCGAGCGCTTTCGGCGCATTACCGACCAGATCGAGGACAAGCTCGACGAAGACTTCACGCGCGAGCAACTCGCTGCCATCGCCGGCATCAGCGAGCACCACTTCTCCCGCATGTTCACCCAGCGGACCGGTCTCTCCTTGCGTGAGTACATCGCGCTCCGCCGCTGCTTCCGCGCTCGTCCCCTCATTCCCACCGGCATGCCCTTGGTCCAAGTCGCCCAATCCGTCGGTTTCAAGGACCAGTCCGCCATGTGCAAAAAGTTCCTCCTCTTTTTCGGCCGCGCGCCCTCGACCTTCGCCTGA
- a CDS encoding helix-turn-helix transcriptional regulator, translating to MSASKASINLGKTVRELRVRAKKSQMALAEDTDLSLTYISEIERGKRSVSLDVLVKVARAFDMSPGDLLNKAEIW from the coding sequence GTGTCCGCCAGCAAAGCATCGATCAACTTGGGGAAAACCGTGCGCGAACTGAGGGTGCGCGCGAAGAAGAGCCAGATGGCTTTGGCGGAGGACACCGATCTGTCGCTGACGTACATCAGCGAGATTGAACGCGGGAAACGCAGCGTGTCGCTGGACGTCCTAGTGAAGGTGGCGCGGGCGTTCGACATGTCGCCCGGTGATCTGCTGAACAAAGCCGAGATTTGGTGA